A single genomic interval of Arachis duranensis cultivar V14167 chromosome 7, aradu.V14167.gnm2.J7QH, whole genome shotgun sequence harbors:
- the LOC107457893 gene encoding F-box protein At2g26160 yields the protein MATTEKTVAGQWSNLPKELLSLIANHHLHSVTIHILRIRATCTSWRSVIPPPLPPPPSHTIFGQRISIRWSNFTVTQTSIFYRLHYQPSSISSSSEKGWIIMVGNSTSNPVQLLDPFTDQPLSETVTHPYDCKTPPKLLSLCNFRLVELFEAYALTQFVTRQEGDSGSTSFTPFDLVKAILFPNSTSQTFDESSRMVFALYSSGRLSVSRIDEDEGWTALNHGNSSFDDVILRNGQLYAVDKCGTIFWVDCSTMKLVQFSPILCDFEAKKKKRLVDCNGSLYLVDIDTDIEKKEYYDENNKAIKVYKLDMDHGWLNAENLGNVVFVLGASCSFSLSVEDYHGCEANCIYLYSRHRVRAFSLET from the exons ATGGCCACAACAGAAAAGACAGTGGCAGGGCAGTGGTCCAATCTACCAAAGGAATTGTTGTCACTCATAGCCAACCACCACCTCCACTCCGTCACCATCCACATCCTCCGCATCCGCGCCACCTGCACCTCATGGCGCTCCGTCATTCCTCCTCcccttcctcctcctccctctCACACCATCTTTGGTCAACGGATCTCCATCCGTTGGTCCAATTTCACGGTCACACAAACCTCAATCTTCTACCGTCTCCACTACCAACCATCTTcaatttcatcttcttctgAGAAGGGATGGATCATCATGGTCGGAAATTCCACATCCAATCCAGTTCAGCTCTTGGATCCATTCACCGACCAACCGCTCTCAGAAACGGTTACACACCCATATGACTGTAAAACTCCACCAAAGCTCCTCAGCCTCTGCAACTTCCGCTTGGTTGAGTTATTTGAAGCCTATGCGCTCACACAGTTCGTTACTCGTCAAGAAGGCGATTCCGGGTCCACTTCTTTCACGCCTTTTGATCTTGTTAAAGCAATATTGTTTCCGAATTCAACTTCCCAAACTTTTGATGAGTCATCACGCATGGTTTTTGCACTCTACAGCAGTGGGAGGCTGTCGGTTTCAAGAATTGATGAAGATGAGGGTTGGACTGCCCTAAACCATGGGAATTCTAGTTTTGATGATGTCATCCTCCGCAATGGGCAGCTTTATGCTGTGGACAAGTGTGGAACCATCTTCTGGGTCGATTGTTCGACCATGAAGCTGGTTCAGTTCAGTCCAATCCTTTGTGATTTTGaggcaaagaagaagaagcggttGGTGGATTGTAATGGGAGCCTCTATTTGGTTGATATTGATACTGACattgaaaagaaagaatattatGATGAGAATAATAAGGCTATCAAGGTTTACAAGCTTGATATGGATCATGGGTGGCTCAATGCGGAGAACTTGGGTAACGTGGTTTTTGTGTTGGGTGCAAGCTGCAGTTTTTCTCTCAGTGTTGAAGACTACCATGGCTGCGAAGCAAATTGCATCTACTTGTACTCTCGTCACAGGGTTCGTGCTTTCAGCTTGGAAACAT AA
- the LOC107457895 gene encoding protein DCL homolog, chloroplastic, with protein sequence MKLKAEETLLSEVIHNSPFTMTGPLLLRQFLLHHRLLFRNFNGLAVGALPPPPPRRLCCCSTVPSDQADDNVTSTSSNPNYVWKAKEASSSSSSFQDDPEYRKWKDKEEEILKDIQPIVLLTKDILHSRRYMDGEQLSAEDEKAVVDNLLAYHPRSEDKIGCGLESIMVDRHPQFRQSRCLFVVRTDGGWIDFSYQKCLREYIRDKYPMHAERFIREHFRRGRSD encoded by the exons ATGAAGCTGAAAGCAGAGGAGACACTGTTGAGTGAAGTAATCCACAATTCCCCTTTCACAATGACCGGCCCTCTTCTCCTCAGGCAATTCCTGCTTCATCACCGCCTTCTCTTCCGAAACTTCAACGGTCTCGCCGTCGGAGCACTTCCTCCTCCGCCTCCTCGCCGCCTCTGCTGCTGCTCCACCGTCCCCTCCGATCAGGCCGACGACAACGTTACCAGCACCAGCAGCAACCCTAATTATGTTTGGAAAGCAAAGGAAGCATCATCATCGAGTAGTAGCTTCCAGGATGACCCGGAGTATCGGAAATGGAAGGACAAAGAAGAAGAGATTCTCAAGGACATTCAGCCAATTGTGTTGCTCACTAAGGACATTCTCCATTCTCGAAG GTACATGGATGGAGAGCAACTGAGTGCGGAGGACGAGAAAGCCGTTGTAGACAATCTCCTTGCTTACCATCCCCGCTCTGAAGATAAGATTGGTTGTGGCCTTGAATCCATCATG GTTGATCGTCATCCTCAATTTCGACAATCAAGGTGTCTTTTTGTTGTAAGAACTGATGGTGGCTGGATTGATTTTTCCTATCAGAAGTGCCTTCGGGAGTACATTAGAGATAAGTACCCAATGCATGCAGAAAGGTTTATTCGAGAACATTTTAGGCGTGGGAGGAGTGATTGA